Proteins encoded by one window of Macaca fascicularis isolate 582-1 chromosome 10, T2T-MFA8v1.1:
- the SNX5 gene encoding sorting nexin-5 isoform X2, which produces MAAVPELLQQQEEDRSKLRSVSVDLNVDPSLQIDIPDALSERDKVKFTVHTKIPPAPTKPDFDGPREKMQKLGEGEGSMTKEEFAKMKQELEAEYLAVFKKTVSSHEVFLQRLSSHAILSKDRNFHVFLEYDQDLSVRRKNTKEMFGGFFKSVVKSADEVLFTGVKEVDDFFEQEKNFLINYYNRIKDSCVKADKMTRSHKNVADDYIHTAACLHSLALEEPTVIKKYLLKVAELFEKLRKVEGRVSSDEDLKLTELLRYYMLNIEAAKDLLYRRTKALIDYENSNKALDKARLKSKDVKLAEAHQQECCQKFEQLSESAKEELINFKRKRVAAFRKNLIEMSELEIKHARNNVSLLQSCIDLFKNN; this is translated from the exons CTGAGATCTGTATCTGTGGACCTGAATGTTGATCCCTCGCTTCAGATTGACATACCTGATGCACTCAGTGAGAGAGATAAAGTCAAATTTACAGTGCACACAAAG ATTCCACCTGCTCCTACGAAGCCCGACTTTGATGGTCCTCGAGAGAAGATGCAGAAACtgggagaaggtgaagggtcTATGACCAAAGAGGAATTTGCCAAGATGAAACAAGAACTGGAAGC TGAGTATCTCGCTGTTTTTAAGAAGACTGTCTCCTCCCATGAAGTCTTTCTTCAGCGGCTTTCTTCTCACGCTATTCTTAGTAAAGATCGCAACTTTCATGTTTTCCTGGAATATGATCAGGAT ctAAGTGTGAGGCGGAAGAATACTAAAGAGATGTTTGGTGGCTTCTTCAAAAGTGTGGTGAAAAGTGCTGATGAAGTCCTTTTTACCGGAGTGAAG gAGGTAGATGACTTCTTTGAGCAAGAGAAGAACTTCCTTATTAACTATTACAATAGGATCAAAGATTCTTGTGTGAAAGCTGAcaaaatgaccagatctcataaAA ATGTTGCCGATGACTATATCCACACTGCAGCCTGCTTACATAGCCTGGCTTTAGAAGAGCCCACAGTCATCAAAAA GTACCTGTTGAAGGTTGCTGAGCTATTTGAAAAGCTTAGG AAAGTAGAGGGTCGAGTGTCATCAGATGAAGATTTGAAGCTAACAGAGCTCCTCCGATACTACATGCTCAACATCGAAGCTGCTAAG gATCTCTTATACAGACGCACCAAAGCCCTCATTGACTATGAAAACTCAAACAAAGCTCTGGATAAAGCCCGGTTAAAGAGCAAAGACGTCAAGTTGGCTGAGGCACACCAGCAGGAGTGCTGCCAGAAATTTGAACAACTTTCCGAATCTGCAAAAGAAG AACTGATAAATTTCAAACGGAAGAGAGTGGCAGCATTTAGAAAGAATCTAATTGAAATGTCTGAACTGGAAATAAAACATGCCAGG AACAATGTCTCCCTTTTGCAGAGCTGTATTGACTTGTTCAAGAATAACTGA
- the SNX5 gene encoding sorting nexin-5 isoform X1, producing MAAVPELLQQQEEDRSKLRSVSVDLNVDPSLQIDIPDALSERDKVKFTVHTKTTLPTFQSPEFSVTRQHEDFVWLHDTLIETTDYAGLIIPPAPTKPDFDGPREKMQKLGEGEGSMTKEEFAKMKQELEAEYLAVFKKTVSSHEVFLQRLSSHAILSKDRNFHVFLEYDQDLSVRRKNTKEMFGGFFKSVVKSADEVLFTGVKEVDDFFEQEKNFLINYYNRIKDSCVKADKMTRSHKNVADDYIHTAACLHSLALEEPTVIKKYLLKVAELFEKLRKVEGRVSSDEDLKLTELLRYYMLNIEAAKDLLYRRTKALIDYENSNKALDKARLKSKDVKLAEAHQQECCQKFEQLSESAKEELINFKRKRVAAFRKNLIEMSELEIKHARNNVSLLQSCIDLFKNN from the exons CTGAGATCTGTATCTGTGGACCTGAATGTTGATCCCTCGCTTCAGATTGACATACCTGATGCACTCAGTGAGAGAGATAAAGTCAAATTTACAGTGCACACAAAG aCCACATTGCCCACGTTTCAGAGCCCAGAGTTTTCTGTCACAAGGCAACATGAAGACTTTGTGTGGCTACATGACACTCTTATTGAAACAACAGACTATGCTGGGCTTATT ATTCCACCTGCTCCTACGAAGCCCGACTTTGATGGTCCTCGAGAGAAGATGCAGAAACtgggagaaggtgaagggtcTATGACCAAAGAGGAATTTGCCAAGATGAAACAAGAACTGGAAGC TGAGTATCTCGCTGTTTTTAAGAAGACTGTCTCCTCCCATGAAGTCTTTCTTCAGCGGCTTTCTTCTCACGCTATTCTTAGTAAAGATCGCAACTTTCATGTTTTCCTGGAATATGATCAGGAT ctAAGTGTGAGGCGGAAGAATACTAAAGAGATGTTTGGTGGCTTCTTCAAAAGTGTGGTGAAAAGTGCTGATGAAGTCCTTTTTACCGGAGTGAAG gAGGTAGATGACTTCTTTGAGCAAGAGAAGAACTTCCTTATTAACTATTACAATAGGATCAAAGATTCTTGTGTGAAAGCTGAcaaaatgaccagatctcataaAA ATGTTGCCGATGACTATATCCACACTGCAGCCTGCTTACATAGCCTGGCTTTAGAAGAGCCCACAGTCATCAAAAA GTACCTGTTGAAGGTTGCTGAGCTATTTGAAAAGCTTAGG AAAGTAGAGGGTCGAGTGTCATCAGATGAAGATTTGAAGCTAACAGAGCTCCTCCGATACTACATGCTCAACATCGAAGCTGCTAAG gATCTCTTATACAGACGCACCAAAGCCCTCATTGACTATGAAAACTCAAACAAAGCTCTGGATAAAGCCCGGTTAAAGAGCAAAGACGTCAAGTTGGCTGAGGCACACCAGCAGGAGTGCTGCCAGAAATTTGAACAACTTTCCGAATCTGCAAAAGAAG AACTGATAAATTTCAAACGGAAGAGAGTGGCAGCATTTAGAAAGAATCTAATTGAAATGTCTGAACTGGAAATAAAACATGCCAGG AACAATGTCTCCCTTTTGCAGAGCTGTATTGACTTGTTCAAGAATAACTGA
- the SNX5 gene encoding sorting nexin-5 isoform X3 produces the protein MQKLGEGEGSMTKEEFAKMKQELEAEYLAVFKKTVSSHEVFLQRLSSHAILSKDRNFHVFLEYDQDLSVRRKNTKEMFGGFFKSVVKSADEVLFTGVKEVDDFFEQEKNFLINYYNRIKDSCVKADKMTRSHKNVADDYIHTAACLHSLALEEPTVIKKYLLKVAELFEKLRKVEGRVSSDEDLKLTELLRYYMLNIEAAKDLLYRRTKALIDYENSNKALDKARLKSKDVKLAEAHQQECCQKFEQLSESAKEELINFKRKRVAAFRKNLIEMSELEIKHARNNVSLLQSCIDLFKNN, from the exons ATGCAGAAACtgggagaaggtgaagggtcTATGACCAAAGAGGAATTTGCCAAGATGAAACAAGAACTGGAAGC TGAGTATCTCGCTGTTTTTAAGAAGACTGTCTCCTCCCATGAAGTCTTTCTTCAGCGGCTTTCTTCTCACGCTATTCTTAGTAAAGATCGCAACTTTCATGTTTTCCTGGAATATGATCAGGAT ctAAGTGTGAGGCGGAAGAATACTAAAGAGATGTTTGGTGGCTTCTTCAAAAGTGTGGTGAAAAGTGCTGATGAAGTCCTTTTTACCGGAGTGAAG gAGGTAGATGACTTCTTTGAGCAAGAGAAGAACTTCCTTATTAACTATTACAATAGGATCAAAGATTCTTGTGTGAAAGCTGAcaaaatgaccagatctcataaAA ATGTTGCCGATGACTATATCCACACTGCAGCCTGCTTACATAGCCTGGCTTTAGAAGAGCCCACAGTCATCAAAAA GTACCTGTTGAAGGTTGCTGAGCTATTTGAAAAGCTTAGG AAAGTAGAGGGTCGAGTGTCATCAGATGAAGATTTGAAGCTAACAGAGCTCCTCCGATACTACATGCTCAACATCGAAGCTGCTAAG gATCTCTTATACAGACGCACCAAAGCCCTCATTGACTATGAAAACTCAAACAAAGCTCTGGATAAAGCCCGGTTAAAGAGCAAAGACGTCAAGTTGGCTGAGGCACACCAGCAGGAGTGCTGCCAGAAATTTGAACAACTTTCCGAATCTGCAAAAGAAG AACTGATAAATTTCAAACGGAAGAGAGTGGCAGCATTTAGAAAGAATCTAATTGAAATGTCTGAACTGGAAATAAAACATGCCAGG AACAATGTCTCCCTTTTGCAGAGCTGTATTGACTTGTTCAAGAATAACTGA